The following coding sequences lie in one Tichowtungia aerotolerans genomic window:
- a CDS encoding sulfatase family protein — translation MKRRDFCLLSGGTVAGAGIQRALGALPAQTQASKEHPNIIFLMTDQQRWDALGCSDPRVHTPNLDRLAKTGVHFRQAVCNVPMCMPSRYSMLLGLYPAQSGVRCNAQMIPDDESLPAAPLPEILRQAGYQTAGFGKTHWYEPLPADRMKPAGFAPTTRGFEVRSCEHGGVHREPGSVYYAEDNLPGARAVFEEQKAERGRHPEAVQFGGSDGPWSFIGWDSKVAPEHHMGGWLTNQCLTFLETGRDASRPLFLYLSLDEPHAPIRPPQKYTELYSIDEIPDFPIPPWGVREREPNGHVGPDAEVSCRKDLYDATYPVWKEMTPKERREVTLRYWAYCSFVDDLFGKVLDSLESKGILENSLIVFCSDHGDMMGERLFRTSKYNLYDGAVRVPMILSGSVIPESRRGEVSDAPASLVDVVPTLLSNAGLEHPLVYPGINLMEQSNAGSYAEYHGAGCEGIERAPALMWRTDEWKLILYAPGQLKQRDRLLNGLKGELYNLKDDPDEWNNLFGQDAVQDVQQRLTQELLYHVAITGSLFPRVSTLTTVA, via the coding sequence ATGAAACGGCGTGATTTTTGTCTCCTTTCAGGAGGAACTGTGGCCGGGGCCGGAATCCAGCGCGCGCTGGGTGCGCTGCCGGCGCAGACGCAGGCCTCAAAGGAGCATCCCAATATTATATTTCTGATGACCGATCAGCAGCGCTGGGATGCGCTGGGGTGCAGTGATCCGCGGGTTCATACGCCGAATCTGGACCGGCTGGCAAAAACAGGCGTGCATTTTCGGCAGGCGGTTTGCAATGTCCCGATGTGCATGCCGAGCCGCTACAGCATGCTGCTGGGCCTTTACCCGGCCCAGAGCGGCGTGCGCTGCAATGCCCAGATGATTCCCGACGATGAGTCGCTGCCGGCAGCCCCGCTGCCGGAAATTCTGCGTCAGGCGGGATATCAGACCGCCGGGTTCGGGAAAACCCATTGGTATGAGCCGCTGCCGGCTGACAGAATGAAACCGGCCGGGTTTGCCCCGACGACGCGGGGGTTTGAGGTGCGTTCCTGTGAGCACGGCGGGGTTCATCGGGAGCCCGGGTCGGTCTATTATGCTGAAGATAATCTGCCCGGTGCCCGGGCCGTCTTTGAGGAGCAAAAGGCCGAGAGGGGCAGGCATCCCGAGGCGGTTCAGTTCGGCGGCTCCGACGGGCCGTGGTCGTTTATCGGCTGGGACAGCAAGGTGGCTCCCGAACACCATATGGGGGGATGGCTGACAAACCAGTGCCTGACGTTCCTTGAGACCGGGCGCGATGCTTCGCGCCCGCTGTTTCTCTATTTGTCGCTGGATGAACCGCACGCACCGATCCGTCCGCCTCAAAAATATACCGAGCTGTATTCGATTGATGAGATCCCCGATTTTCCGATTCCGCCGTGGGGTGTCCGGGAGCGGGAACCGAACGGGCATGTCGGGCCCGATGCCGAAGTTTCCTGTCGCAAGGATTTATATGACGCCACGTATCCGGTCTGGAAAGAAATGACGCCCAAAGAGCGGCGCGAGGTAACGTTGCGCTACTGGGCCTATTGTTCGTTTGTCGATGACCTGTTCGGCAAGGTTCTGGACTCTCTCGAGAGCAAAGGAATCCTTGAAAACTCCCTGATCGTTTTCTGTTCCGATCACGGGGATATGATGGGCGAGCGGCTGTTCCGAACAAGCAAGTATAATCTTTATGACGGGGCCGTGCGCGTTCCTATGATCCTTTCCGGCAGTGTCATTCCGGAATCCCGGCGCGGTGAGGTTTCGGATGCTCCCGCTTCTCTGGTGGATGTGGTGCCGACTCTTTTGAGCAATGCGGGGCTGGAACATCCTCTGGTGTATCCCGGGATCAACTTGATGGAGCAGTCGAACGCAGGGTCTTATGCCGAATATCATGGTGCGGGCTGCGAAGGAATCGAGCGTGCGCCGGCGCTGATGTGGCGGACCGATGAATGGAAGCTGATTCTGTATGCGCCGGGGCAGTTGAAGCAGCGGGATCGCCTGCTCAACGGCCTGAAGGGCGAGCTGTATAACCTGAAAGACGATCCCGACGAATGGAATAATCTGTTCGGTCAGGATGCGGTACAGGATGTGCAGCAGCGCCTGACGCAGGAGCTGCTCTATCATGTTGCCATAACAGGTTCTCTGTTTCCGCGGGTTTCCACTTTGACTACGGTGGCGTGA
- a CDS encoding LacI family DNA-binding transcriptional regulator — protein sequence MKNSAKTKRTTIQDIATLCNINKATVSRILNNKTDQFPISEKTINKVKEAAQRLNYRPNRLAQATGSQRTNLIGLSFSGFNGLGETEALYESQMVSRFLAPILSTPRFSKYDLVVHSRDEQVEKPLTESEFKTDLFDGLLYLMPSETHLEFINIASEQFPIVVMGYTPKAEETVPCIDINNRKAAQKAVTHLIETGRKSILYLGSKYSKHMQFQIDRLDGYKDALRAHTLRPVSRLIHTVTCDETSVTDFFRNLPDLDKIDGLFCPDDELAAHSISALSKLGKKIPEDIAVVGFNNAPVSTLTNPSLTTIDIPAKKVAEAGLNLLLDIIEKKAPYQAGFHEIETKLIERQST from the coding sequence ATGAAAAATTCAGCGAAAACCAAACGAACAACCATTCAGGACATTGCCACCCTGTGCAATATCAACAAGGCAACCGTTTCCCGAATCCTGAACAATAAAACGGACCAGTTTCCAATTTCCGAAAAAACGATCAACAAAGTCAAAGAAGCAGCCCAACGACTCAACTACCGCCCCAATCGGCTGGCACAAGCCACCGGCAGCCAGCGGACCAATCTGATCGGTCTCTCTTTTTCGGGCTTCAACGGACTGGGCGAGACCGAAGCACTCTATGAGAGCCAGATGGTCAGCCGCTTTTTGGCACCGATCCTGTCCACCCCCCGATTCAGCAAATACGACCTCGTGGTCCACTCCAGAGATGAGCAGGTCGAAAAACCGCTGACAGAGTCTGAATTTAAGACCGACCTGTTCGACGGGCTGCTCTACCTGATGCCCTCCGAAACACACCTCGAATTCATCAATATCGCCTCGGAACAGTTTCCAATCGTCGTCATGGGGTACACCCCGAAAGCAGAGGAAACCGTTCCATGCATCGACATCAACAACCGCAAAGCCGCTCAGAAAGCAGTAACACACCTGATCGAAACCGGACGAAAATCCATCCTCTATCTCGGCTCAAAATACTCCAAACACATGCAGTTTCAAATCGACCGCCTCGATGGATATAAGGACGCCCTCCGGGCACACACCCTCCGTCCGGTCTCCAGACTCATTCATACAGTCACCTGTGATGAAACAAGCGTTACAGATTTTTTCCGCAACCTGCCGGACCTCGATAAAATTGACGGCCTGTTCTGCCCGGACGACGAACTGGCCGCCCACAGCATCAGCGCACTGAGCAAACTGGGCAAAAAAATCCCTGAAGACATCGCTGTCGTCGGCTTTAACAACGCCCCGGTTTCAACCCTGACGAACCCCTCACTGACCACCATCGACATTCCCGCCAAAAAGGTGGCCGAAGCGGGACTGAACCTGCTGCTGGACATCATCGAGAAGAAGGCGCCCTACCAGGCTGGATTTCACGAAATTGAAACCAAACTGATCGAGCGTCAGTCTACATAA
- a CDS encoding MFS transporter translates to MSGFFKRLRTRDLWSYASGEGASSIAMNGVSNFGMLFYTQIMGMSPEMAGLALSIATVWDAVTDPLMGTISDRTVSRYGRRHPYMLVGGMVLAVSFLLLWMVPESFRGEKALFGYLLGINILMKTAFTVFVVPFTALGFEMCKRDEDRARLQGVRFCFNMIINILFGGLGWVLFFGDRVAADGSRIDGTKIHENFISMGWILAGSALLLIVLCVCFTYRFAEKGLVKEEDGTFSGHVKAFVHDLRDVYSDRLVWLVFIFFGLAQFAMMVVSQVQMFTYVEYMRFSDLEKTFVHTGGMVGFALGSLLLGSLVRRLDKKKTGYLAMIISSFGCLALLGIFTGKVMQPQAVPLFADAKGNPFHLSCVVFGLLQMLWWGGCGILVPTATSMIADLSMVKKLKTGEVTEGRYAAGFSFFTKAAAALGLFVTGYILKSVGYVSGAESQAVETVNKLALMTFIVGPILMFSSFFVLRKYPITHQVMDELREKYEADSGRIS, encoded by the coding sequence GTGAGCGGTTTTTTTAAGCGGTTGAGAACGAGAGATCTGTGGAGTTATGCGTCCGGAGAGGGGGCGTCTTCGATTGCAATGAACGGTGTTTCGAACTTCGGAATGCTGTTTTATACGCAGATTATGGGCATGAGCCCGGAAATGGCCGGGCTCGCGCTGTCGATTGCCACGGTCTGGGATGCCGTGACCGATCCGCTGATGGGGACGATTTCCGATCGTACGGTTTCCCGTTATGGCCGGCGTCATCCGTATATGCTTGTTGGCGGGATGGTTTTGGCGGTTTCGTTTCTGCTGCTCTGGATGGTGCCGGAATCGTTTCGCGGCGAGAAAGCGCTGTTCGGATATCTGCTCGGGATCAACATTCTGATGAAAACCGCCTTTACGGTGTTTGTGGTTCCGTTTACTGCGCTCGGGTTTGAAATGTGCAAGAGGGACGAGGATCGGGCACGGCTGCAGGGCGTTCGCTTTTGTTTTAACATGATCATCAACATTCTCTTCGGCGGACTGGGGTGGGTGCTGTTTTTTGGCGACCGGGTTGCGGCAGACGGATCGCGCATTGACGGCACGAAAATTCATGAAAACTTCATCAGTATGGGCTGGATCCTGGCGGGCAGTGCGCTGCTGCTGATTGTGCTTTGCGTGTGTTTTACGTATCGGTTTGCGGAGAAGGGGCTGGTTAAAGAAGAGGACGGTACATTTTCAGGTCATGTAAAGGCGTTTGTTCACGACCTGCGGGATGTGTACAGCGACAGGCTGGTCTGGCTGGTTTTCATCTTCTTCGGACTGGCACAGTTCGCCATGATGGTGGTTTCCCAGGTTCAGATGTTCACGTATGTGGAATACATGAGGTTTTCGGATCTCGAAAAAACCTTTGTTCATACCGGCGGCATGGTCGGGTTTGCGCTCGGTTCGCTGCTGCTCGGGAGCCTGGTGCGTCGGCTGGATAAAAAGAAAACCGGCTATCTGGCGATGATCATCAGCTCTTTCGGGTGTCTGGCGCTGCTGGGAATCTTTACCGGCAAGGTGATGCAGCCGCAGGCCGTTCCGCTGTTTGCAGATGCAAAAGGGAATCCCTTCCATCTTTCCTGTGTGGTGTTCGGGCTGCTGCAGATGCTCTGGTGGGGCGGATGCGGGATTCTCGTGCCGACGGCGACTTCGATGATTGCGGACCTCTCGATGGTGAAAAAACTGAAAACCGGTGAAGTGACCGAAGGGCGCTATGCGGCCGGCTTTTCCTTCTTTACCAAGGCGGCCGCTGCCCTCGGCCTGTTTGTGACGGGGTATATCCTGAAGAGTGTCGGTTATGTTTCCGGAGCGGAAAGCCAAGCCGTTGAAACGGTCAACAAGTTGGCTCTGATGACTTTTATTGTCGGTCCGATCCTCATGTTCAGTTCATTTTTTGTGCTGCGAAAATACCCGATTACGCATCAGGTGATGGATGAACTGCGCGAAAAATACGAGGCTGATTCCGGCAGAATCAGCTGA
- a CDS encoding alpha-L-rhamnosidase, whose translation MDIAYGPGEWPADWIRMQEGTETPLLRKSFRVDKPIQKAVLCGTALGVFELRLNGNKLGDSHLMPGWTDYRKRVYYQTFDVRERIVLGENVLGAILGDGWFAGYIGPFGDKGYYGHDARFSCVLMLEYEDGSEQTLVSGADWRAIEGPVLKSDLLMGEVYDARRDEAGWDAPGFDDSGWKEPRCLVPGEELLPEAIEPFPGTPIRTVDEIRAQSVSSPAAGISVFDMGQNMVGVAELKVQAPAGTRITLRFGEMLNENGTVYTDNLRAARATDVYIAKGGGEEIWTPRFTYHGFRYVQVEGLPDDLPIDTVTGMVWMSGLKETASFECSNGKVNQLFRNIQWGFRGNYLDVPTDCPQRDERLGWTGDTQMFIRSASYLADIRPFFDKWLVDLHDAQAADGGYPDYAPYLGRKGYASAAWADAGVICPHVLWQAYGDTDVIRKWWPQMKKYMELICTGDNRHNGPDAESYGDWLNIDAETPTRMIGLAYRAYDARLMQEMAAVIEEDDDYIHFTFEAEKSRKLFRDAFFQGSQVAVKTQTACALAIAMELLDGDDLEQAKNCLFQCLEESAGYLTTGFVGTGYLCPALTKAGRSDLAVQLLLNEGSPSWLFEVNNGATTIWERWNSWTKEDGFGDVSMNSFNHYAFGAVCEWMFESLAGFRPAAPGFERIVFEPCLTEKFDYVKAAYDSIQGRVSCHWKKVSNGWKLKIETPVPARVILPDAVESVDGGRHEFLVENRAVRLCEV comes from the coding sequence GTGGATATTGCATATGGGCCGGGTGAGTGGCCCGCGGATTGGATTCGGATGCAGGAGGGAACGGAGACACCGTTGCTTCGTAAATCATTTCGAGTGGATAAGCCGATTCAAAAGGCGGTGCTTTGCGGGACGGCGCTGGGCGTTTTTGAGCTGCGTCTGAATGGAAACAAGCTGGGGGATTCCCATTTGATGCCGGGGTGGACGGATTATCGCAAGCGGGTTTATTACCAGACGTTTGATGTCCGTGAACGGATTGTTTTAGGCGAAAATGTGCTCGGTGCGATTCTCGGTGACGGTTGGTTTGCCGGATATATCGGTCCTTTTGGGGATAAAGGGTATTACGGACACGATGCCCGGTTTTCCTGCGTGCTGATGCTGGAATACGAAGACGGTTCCGAGCAGACCCTTGTCAGCGGAGCAGACTGGAGAGCGATCGAAGGGCCGGTCTTGAAGTCGGATCTTCTGATGGGCGAGGTCTACGATGCCCGCCGGGACGAGGCGGGATGGGATGCGCCGGGATTTGATGACAGCGGCTGGAAGGAGCCGCGCTGCCTGGTTCCGGGCGAAGAGTTGTTGCCGGAGGCGATTGAACCGTTCCCCGGAACGCCGATCAGAACTGTGGATGAAATTCGGGCGCAGAGTGTCAGCAGCCCGGCTGCGGGGATTTCCGTGTTTGACATGGGGCAGAATATGGTCGGTGTGGCCGAGCTTAAAGTTCAGGCCCCGGCCGGAACCCGGATTACGCTCAGATTCGGTGAAATGCTGAATGAAAACGGGACGGTCTATACGGACAATCTGCGCGCTGCCCGGGCGACGGATGTGTATATTGCCAAAGGCGGCGGCGAGGAAATCTGGACGCCGCGCTTTACGTATCACGGATTCCGGTATGTGCAGGTCGAGGGGCTTCCGGACGATCTGCCGATCGATACGGTTACGGGAATGGTGTGGATGTCCGGCTTGAAAGAAACCGCTTCGTTTGAATGTTCAAACGGGAAGGTGAATCAGTTGTTCCGGAACATACAGTGGGGTTTCCGCGGAAACTATCTGGATGTTCCGACGGATTGTCCGCAGCGCGATGAGCGGCTGGGCTGGACCGGCGACACACAGATGTTTATTCGCTCCGCTTCGTATCTGGCGGACATCCGTCCGTTTTTTGATAAGTGGCTGGTTGATCTTCACGATGCGCAGGCTGCTGACGGCGGCTATCCGGACTATGCGCCGTACCTCGGGCGCAAAGGGTACGCGTCCGCGGCCTGGGCGGATGCCGGTGTGATCTGCCCGCATGTGCTCTGGCAGGCCTACGGCGACACGGACGTGATCCGCAAATGGTGGCCGCAGATGAAAAAATACATGGAGTTGATCTGCACCGGCGATAATCGGCACAACGGTCCGGATGCGGAATCCTATGGTGACTGGCTCAATATTGACGCTGAAACACCGACCCGGATGATCGGTCTGGCGTACCGTGCTTATGATGCCCGCCTGATGCAGGAGATGGCTGCTGTAATCGAAGAAGATGATGATTACATACATTTTACCTTCGAAGCCGAGAAAAGCCGGAAGTTGTTTCGTGATGCATTTTTCCAGGGTTCGCAAGTTGCCGTGAAAACACAGACCGCCTGTGCGCTGGCAATTGCCATGGAGCTGCTCGATGGTGATGATCTGGAGCAGGCGAAGAACTGTCTTTTCCAATGCCTGGAAGAATCAGCGGGCTATCTGACGACCGGGTTTGTTGGAACCGGCTATCTCTGCCCGGCACTCACCAAGGCGGGGCGCAGTGATCTTGCGGTGCAGCTTTTGCTCAACGAAGGATCCCCGTCCTGGCTTTTCGAAGTGAACAACGGTGCCACAACGATCTGGGAACGCTGGAACAGCTGGACGAAGGAGGACGGGTTCGGCGATGTGAGCATGAATTCGTTCAATCACTACGCCTTCGGCGCGGTTTGTGAATGGATGTTCGAATCATTGGCCGGATTCCGTCCGGCCGCGCCCGGTTTTGAGCGGATCGTGTTCGAGCCCTGTTTGACCGAAAAGTTCGATTATGTGAAGGCGGCGTACGACTCCATTCAGGGCCGGGTTTCCTGCCACTGGAAAAAAGTTTCCAATGGTTGGAAGCTGAAGATTGAAACGCCGGTTCCGGCCCGGGTGATTTTGCCGGATGCGGTCGAAAGCGTGGATGGCGGGCGGCATGAGTTTCTGGTTGAAAACCGGGCGGTTCGGTTGTGTGAGGTTTAA
- a CDS encoding sulfatase-like hydrolase/transferase gives MDGTSRSPNVLLIYVDDVGYGEFGCQGNPQIPTPNIDSIAANGVRFTQGYVTDSLCCPSRAGLMLGRHGCRVGHETNPPWGPQWKEYGLPLSEKIMANYMKEAGYATGMVGKWHLGYKPEFWPMKRGFDEYYGNLENSRSYTTPEILDSLEENPQPRHVKQDGYFSTFAYGERARDFISRNKNNPWFLYLAFYNQHAPVDEAPPGYAEAFPEIKDPKRRIFAGMMKALDEEVGKTLKLLRELNMEEDTLIFLISDNGGPTPSNTSVNGPLRGIKITQFEGGLRVPYMMQWKGKIPAGRIYEKQVSTLDVLPTALTAVGVKMDPAWKLEGVDLIPYITGNNAGVPHETLCWRRGSYRTIRQGDWKLLFRKGHPVQLYNLKNDIGEKNNLAETFPERVQNLRLRWQEWDSQNVDPLWLSGKYE, from the coding sequence GTGGATGGAACGTCACGTTCCCCGAATGTCCTGCTGATTTATGTGGATGATGTCGGCTACGGCGAATTCGGCTGTCAGGGCAATCCGCAGATCCCGACGCCGAACATCGATTCCATCGCAGCAAACGGCGTCCGGTTTACGCAGGGCTATGTGACCGATTCGCTCTGCTGTCCGAGTCGGGCCGGGCTGATGCTGGGGCGGCACGGCTGCCGCGTCGGCCACGAAACCAATCCGCCGTGGGGGCCGCAATGGAAAGAGTACGGGCTGCCGCTTTCGGAAAAAATCATGGCGAATTATATGAAAGAGGCCGGCTATGCCACGGGGATGGTCGGCAAATGGCATTTGGGATACAAGCCGGAGTTCTGGCCGATGAAGCGCGGCTTCGACGAATACTACGGCAACCTCGAAAACTCCCGTTCTTACACGACCCCGGAAATTCTCGATTCGCTGGAAGAAAACCCGCAGCCGCGGCATGTAAAGCAAGACGGCTATTTCAGCACCTTTGCCTACGGCGAGCGGGCGCGCGATTTCATCAGCCGCAACAAAAACAATCCGTGGTTTCTGTATCTGGCTTTCTACAACCAGCACGCGCCGGTCGATGAGGCCCCGCCGGGATATGCGGAGGCATTTCCAGAGATTAAAGATCCGAAGCGCCGCATTTTTGCCGGCATGATGAAAGCACTCGACGAAGAGGTCGGCAAAACGCTGAAGCTTTTGCGCGAACTGAACATGGAAGAGGACACGCTGATTTTCCTGATCTCCGACAACGGCGGGCCGACGCCGAGCAACACATCGGTGAACGGACCGCTGCGCGGCATCAAAATCACCCAGTTTGAAGGCGGGCTGCGCGTTCCCTACATGATGCAGTGGAAAGGAAAAATTCCCGCCGGCCGGATTTATGAAAAGCAGGTCAGCACACTCGATGTGCTGCCGACCGCGCTGACTGCTGTCGGAGTGAAAATGGATCCGGCGTGGAAACTCGAAGGAGTGGACCTGATTCCGTACATCACCGGAAATAACGCCGGCGTTCCGCACGAGACGCTTTGCTGGCGGCGCGGGTCGTACCGCACCATTCGGCAGGGCGACTGGAAACTGCTGTTTCGCAAGGGACATCCGGTTCAGCTCTACAACCTGAAAAACGATATTGGCGAAAAGAACAATCTGGCCGAAACATTTCCCGAGCGCGTGCAAAACCTGCGGCTGCGCTGGCAGGAATGGGACAGCCAGAACGTCGATCCGCTCTGGCTGTCCGGCAAGTATGAATAA
- a CDS encoding transposase, giving the protein MTRKRFQPRIYQAAGVTDHEDAQIISSFPATGRVFAPRLIAALGTDRERFGSALDLENYSGMAPVTERSGKSEWIHRRWKCSNFIRQSFHEWAGETTKHSIWARAFYIQARERGMGHHQAVRALAYKWIRILYKCWKERVPYDELHYLSVLKKRGSNLWKIIAEHPDAIRLNGPIESQFLC; this is encoded by the coding sequence ATGACACGAAAGAGATTTCAACCACGGATTTATCAAGCCGCAGGCGTTACCGATCATGAGGATGCACAGATTATTTCCAGCTTCCCGGCCACGGGTCGGGTGTTTGCACCTCGACTGATTGCGGCACTGGGAACCGACCGGGAGCGGTTTGGTTCTGCTCTGGATCTGGAGAACTACTCCGGCATGGCGCCGGTCACCGAGCGCAGTGGAAAGAGCGAATGGATACACCGGCGATGGAAGTGTTCGAACTTTATTCGTCAGAGTTTTCATGAATGGGCTGGCGAAACCACAAAGCATTCCATCTGGGCACGTGCGTTTTATATCCAGGCGCGCGAAAGGGGAATGGGACATCATCAGGCAGTTCGCGCCTTGGCATACAAGTGGATACGCATCCTCTATAAATGCTGGAAAGAGCGGGTTCCGTACGACGAACTGCATTACCTCAGCGTCCTTAAAAAACGCGGGTCGAATTTATGGAAGATTATTGCAGAACACCCCGATGCTATAAGGCTCAACGGGCCGATTGAAAGTCAGTTTTTATGTTGA
- a CDS encoding IS110 family RNA-guided transposase, with protein sequence MKYYTTTTEYNCGIDLHTRQMYICVMNRAGEVLVHRNIRDNDFGFFLKLVEPYRKDLTVTCESCFVCFWLADACEDAGIKFVLAHAYYVKSIAANKHKNDKEDARELAECLRTNRIPPAYVCPRELRPVRNLLRRRTKYVRNRAVLTGHSAREVMAAGNRPLNIQANSKERWREGVRSSFEAPLDSFTAEAELYMIESYDRIIMQMEQRIEKYARDFQPQDYRLLRTVPGIGKILALTILYETIDIKRFPSDKDFVSYCRLVAGTNESGGKDFGGKGRKMGNPYLKWAFMQAAVLGKRADKKLNAYYEKLARQKGKHIANAVLATKIARAVYFMLKQKTGFSPEMMMRGRR encoded by the coding sequence ATGAAGTATTACACAACGACGACGGAATACAACTGCGGAATCGATCTGCACACACGTCAGATGTACATCTGCGTGATGAATCGTGCAGGCGAGGTGCTGGTGCACCGCAACATCAGGGATAACGATTTCGGCTTCTTTTTAAAGCTGGTCGAACCATACCGGAAGGATCTAACCGTAACGTGCGAGAGCTGTTTCGTCTGCTTCTGGCTGGCAGACGCCTGCGAGGATGCAGGCATCAAGTTCGTGCTGGCTCATGCGTATTACGTAAAATCGATTGCGGCCAACAAGCATAAGAACGACAAGGAGGATGCTCGGGAGCTGGCCGAGTGCCTGCGCACGAACCGGATCCCTCCTGCGTATGTCTGTCCCCGCGAACTGCGACCTGTTCGCAACCTGCTTCGGCGTCGCACAAAGTATGTGCGTAACCGCGCAGTTCTGACAGGGCATTCAGCGCGAGAAGTGATGGCGGCAGGGAACCGCCCCCTGAACATTCAGGCGAACTCCAAAGAACGCTGGCGCGAAGGTGTGCGCAGCAGTTTTGAGGCTCCACTCGACAGTTTTACCGCTGAGGCAGAGCTCTACATGATTGAAAGCTATGACCGGATTATCATGCAGATGGAGCAGCGGATCGAAAAGTATGCGCGGGATTTTCAGCCGCAAGACTACCGGCTGCTCAGAACCGTTCCAGGCATTGGAAAAATCCTGGCGCTGACCATCCTGTACGAAACAATCGACATCAAACGGTTCCCGTCGGACAAGGACTTCGTGAGCTACTGCCGGCTGGTGGCCGGCACCAACGAAAGCGGCGGCAAGGACTTTGGAGGCAAAGGCCGCAAGATGGGCAACCCGTATCTCAAATGGGCGTTTATGCAGGCGGCAGTTCTCGGTAAACGGGCCGATAAAAAACTCAATGCCTATTATGAAAAGCTGGCCCGACAGAAAGGCAAACATATTGCCAATGCTGTGCTGGCCACCAAGATCGCCCGCGCTGTGTATTTTATGTTGAAACAGAAAACCGGATTTTCACCGGAGATGATGATGAGAGGACGACGATGA
- a CDS encoding IS110 family RNA-guided transposase codes for MYGKTTADLKAFEAVLRRIMKKYELAKEDMALCYEAGPTGFVLARRLIKLGFECIVIAPSKIPTQSGDRVKTDRRDARKLARLYRAGELEGIHIPSVEDEVIRDVCRGRTDAVNSMACTKKQLLSFLLRNGYRYKGKAHWGEPHMRYLRELVLADPAQKVVLEEYLQRIDFAVKQVERIDGQMEALLQTWSRKPLVEALMGFKGFKRTAAMVIVSEIGHFGRFEHPKQLMAYLGLVPSEDSSGGRRRQGSITKCGNSHARWMLVESAEHYRKPPKIAKGLSVRQEGLSREVKIISWHAQNRLNKRWNKLIFRGMHPNKIRVAVARELSSYIWDLAKIVG; via the coding sequence ATGTACGGAAAGACGACGGCTGATTTGAAAGCGTTTGAGGCAGTGCTGCGCCGCATCATGAAAAAGTATGAGCTGGCGAAGGAAGATATGGCGTTGTGCTACGAGGCGGGACCGACTGGTTTTGTGCTGGCGAGACGACTGATTAAGTTGGGCTTTGAATGCATCGTGATCGCACCCTCAAAGATCCCGACACAGTCCGGCGATCGGGTGAAGACGGACCGGCGCGACGCCCGCAAGCTCGCCCGGCTCTATCGTGCCGGTGAGCTCGAAGGCATTCATATTCCTTCCGTCGAAGATGAGGTGATCCGCGATGTGTGCCGGGGGCGTACCGATGCAGTCAACTCCATGGCGTGTACCAAAAAGCAGCTGCTCTCCTTTTTGCTTCGGAATGGATACCGCTACAAAGGGAAAGCTCATTGGGGCGAGCCGCACATGCGTTACCTGCGGGAACTTGTACTGGCCGATCCAGCGCAAAAAGTGGTTCTGGAAGAATATCTTCAACGGATCGATTTTGCAGTCAAACAGGTCGAACGCATTGACGGGCAGATGGAAGCCCTTTTACAGACCTGGTCTCGCAAGCCACTGGTCGAAGCTCTAATGGGGTTCAAGGGTTTTAAACGAACAGCGGCGATGGTGATCGTCAGCGAAATCGGACACTTTGGTCGATTCGAACATCCCAAACAGCTAATGGCCTATCTCGGGCTGGTTCCATCGGAGGACTCCTCCGGTGGCCGAAGACGACAGGGCTCCATTACCAAGTGCGGCAACTCTCACGCGCGTTGGATGCTGGTTGAATCAGCCGAGCATTATCGAAAGCCGCCCAAAATAGCCAAAGGACTCTCCGTGCGTCAGGAAGGGCTTTCTCGGGAGGTGAAAATCATCAGCTGGCATGCCCAGAATCGATTAAACAAACGCTGGAATAAACTGATCTTCCGGGGAATGCACCCGAACAAAATCCGGGTTGCCGTTGCCCGTGAACTCTCCTCATATATTTGGGATCTGGCGAAGATCGTCGGATAA